Proteins encoded together in one Rhodothermales bacterium window:
- a CDS encoding DNA polymerase III subunit delta, with product VFELQRAVGEADYERAVTIAERLLQQTSNPRGESIRLVTILSSYFTKLWKLTVCQGRRLGEKEMASRVGVSPFFIKEYIHSLKYYDRSSIERAFGVLMAADFELKGGAHRSETLVVQLMLNELVSGKVFA from the coding sequence GTGTTCGAGTTGCAGCGGGCCGTTGGCGAGGCGGACTATGAGCGGGCCGTCACCATTGCGGAACGATTGTTGCAACAAACATCTAATCCACGCGGGGAGTCGATTCGCCTTGTAACGATCCTGTCATCTTACTTCACGAAACTGTGGAAACTGACAGTTTGTCAAGGAAGGAGATTGGGGGAAAAGGAGATGGCGTCGCGGGTTGGAGTTTCCCCGTTCTTCATAAAAGAGTACATTCACAGTTTAAAGTATTATGACAGAAGCTCAATTGAGCGTGCTTTCGGGGTCTTGATGGCAGCGGATTTTGAATTAAAAGGCGGCGCCCACCGTTCCGAGACACTCGTAGTGCAGCTTATGCTGAATGAGCTCG